One Capsicum annuum cultivar UCD-10X-F1 chromosome 2, UCD10Xv1.1, whole genome shotgun sequence genomic window carries:
- the LOC107857552 gene encoding protein REVEILLE 1 has product MNIPDQSESDTTPPSRSRISLAVGARIQLEEQVTPAEEYAPKIRKPYTISKQRERWSEEEHKKFLEALRLHGRAWRRIEEHVGTKTAVQIRSHAQKFFSKVVRELNNGDASSVKSIEIPPPRPKRKPMHPYPRKMATPVKSGTLAPEKLKSSTSPDLCLSEPEDQSPTTVLSALGSFAFGTVHSSKPSEHSSPVSSDVAENSGDVVLSEPSDIILEERRSSPARGYASSNQDNQSCMKLDLFPEDNDFVKEGLDEASSTQCLKLFGKTVLVTDSYKPSSTCGEILLTDENDEPASPTLPQSSVPTKYLRWGSECPRSTLTIGLPAQSYYIPAPNGSSGPNQSTTSPLLPWGSSYVSDKFPCAQVHSPIPIKGCPLFNETGLDDKETQKEGSSTASNAESADVESSGDTNLEIEAQSGNGNLVVVSVRVSVPPLFERRANFTKRVEGFVPYKRCLAEGGISSSTITGEEREEQRTRLCL; this is encoded by the exons ATGAATATACCA GATCAAAGTGAGTCGGACACTACACCTCCCAGCAGAAGTAGGATCTCACTTGCTGTGGGAGCTCGCATTCAGCTTGAAGAGCAAGTTACTCCAGCAGAAGAATATGCTCCTAAG ATAAGAAAGCCATACACCATTTCAAAGCAAAGAGAGAGGTGGTCAGAGGAAGAACATAAGAAGTTCCTTGAAGCTTTAAGGCTGCATGGTAGGGCATGGCGACGTATAGAAG AGCACGTGGGCACCAAAACTGCAGTTCAGATCAGAAGCCATGCTCAGAAGTTTTTCTCAAAG GTTGTTCGTGAATTGAATAATGGTGATGCAAGCTCTGTGAAATCCATTGAGATCCCTCCTCCTCGGCCTAAAAGAAAACCAATGCACCCTTATCCACGTAAAATGGCAACTCCAGTTAAAAGTGGAACCCTAGCTCCAGAGAAATTGAAGAGCTCTACTTCACCTGATCTCTGTCTCTCTGAACCAGAGGATCAGTCTCCTACCACTGTGTTGTCTGCCCTAGGTTCTTTTGCATTTGGCACTGTACATTCCAGTAAGCCAAGTGAGCACTCATCACCTGTTTCATCAGATGTTGCTGAAAATTCTGGTGATGTTGTACTTTCTGAACCATCCGATATCATTCTTGAGGAGAGAAGATCTTCACCCGCCCGAGGTTATGCTAGTTCAAATCAAGACAACCAGTCTTGCATG AAACTAGATTTGTTTCCGGAAGacaatgattttgtgaaagaAGGCTTAGATGAGGCATCATCCACGCAGTGTCTGAAGTTGTTTGGTAAAACTGTATTAGTCACTGATTCTTATAAGCCATCTTCAACTTGTGGCGAAATATTGCTGACAGATGAGAATGATGAACCAGCGTCACCGACATTGCCTCAAAGCTCCGTCCCTACGAAATATTTGCGCTGGGGTTCAGAATGTCCCCGAAGTACCTTAACTATTGGACTCCCTGCACAATCATATTACATCCCCGCACCAAATGGAAGTTCAGGACCTAATCAAAGTACCACTTCCCCTCTTTTGCCGTGGGGCTCATCATATGTATCTGATAAATTTCCTTGTGCTCAGGTGCATAGCCCAATTCCAATCAAGGGATGTCCACTCTTTAATGAAACAGGTTTGGATGATAAGGAAACTCAAAAGGAAGGGTCTTCCACCGCCTCCAACGCAGAATCAGCAGATGTGGAGTCGAGTGGAGACACGAATTTGGAAATTGAAGCTCAAAGTGGTAACGGCAATCTGGTTGTAGTGTCCGTCAGAGTCAGTGTACCCCCTCTGTTTGAGCGAAGAGCAAATTTCACAAAGCGTGTGGAGGGTTTTGTTCCATATAAGAGATGTTTGGCTGAAGGAGGCATCAGTTCCTCAACAATAACCGGAGAAGAAAGAGAGGAGCAACGAACCCGATTATGTTTGTAG